One genomic region from Mycobacterium basiliense encodes:
- a CDS encoding NHL repeat-containing protein — MDVTDVFHDRVQALTTSDKETVLPFTGLKSPQGLAVDHDGAVLVVDAGNRRVLKLPAR, encoded by the coding sequence GTGGACGTCACCGATGTCTTCCACGACAGGGTGCAAGCGCTGACGACTTCCGACAAGGAGACCGTGCTGCCATTCACCGGATTGAAGTCTCCGCAAGGGCTGGCCGTCGACCATGACGGCGCCGTGTTGGTTGTCGATGCCGGCAATCGTCGGGTGCTCAAGCTGCCGGCCCGCTGA
- a CDS encoding YdeI/OmpD-associated family protein, with product MSGKQIPGGVVHKLPGDLREALVANSTALAAWHDITPLARNEFICWVEDAKQQTTRDRRIRRTQEELEEGQRRPCCWPGCKHRERTGRAK from the coding sequence GTGAGCGGCAAGCAAATACCCGGTGGGGTGGTACACAAGCTGCCTGGGGACCTGCGCGAGGCGCTGGTGGCCAACTCCACAGCGCTGGCCGCGTGGCACGACATCACGCCCCTAGCACGCAACGAGTTCATCTGCTGGGTCGAGGATGCCAAGCAACAGACGACACGAGATCGCCGCATTCGCCGGACCCAGGAAGAGCTGGAAGAAGGCCAGCGCCGGCCCTGCTGCTGGCCGGGGTGCAAGCATCGCGAGCGCACCGGCCGGGCGAAATAG
- a CDS encoding DUF6777 domain-containing protein: MRLGLAIVLLIGLVGCTSRGDGKSPAAGGELWLTAADDPGPDPFMPSVASPQSGKPLPGPNLTPQGNGTDVVAQQQPGDKAGLYGGSLNNSSCDREKMISFLKTHDAEARAFVAALNSDVSLRWSKGTSVSVDQIEPYIRELTPAFLRVDTRVTLYGFDGTNPVPLQSILQAGTAILLDIYGVPRVRGAGGNPLTAPVALDVRPTVRGTAWAGYNPGVIVVVQPAKAVITVFVLFDVYTGVTFDRMAGTSGADAQRSGPPATQPGGENTTYDGTYVSVNSPSTATVVVRNGRIISFAEEAAAAGKCELAVKADFLIAPPNGEFSGNYQGSVSSGPFWCVPTNGTMSGRVDGAQMTMTYTNAASGASFDLQLVRK; the protein is encoded by the coding sequence ATGCGTTTAGGTCTGGCGATTGTCCTATTGATTGGCCTCGTCGGTTGCACTAGCCGAGGAGACGGCAAATCGCCTGCGGCCGGCGGGGAGCTCTGGCTCACCGCCGCCGACGATCCTGGCCCGGATCCGTTCATGCCGTCGGTGGCTTCGCCGCAGTCGGGTAAACCGCTGCCGGGGCCGAATTTGACGCCACAAGGCAACGGCACCGACGTGGTCGCGCAGCAACAGCCTGGCGACAAGGCCGGACTCTACGGCGGGTCGCTGAACAACTCTTCATGCGACCGGGAAAAGATGATTTCGTTTCTCAAGACGCACGATGCCGAAGCTCGGGCGTTCGTGGCTGCACTCAATTCCGATGTGTCGTTGCGGTGGTCAAAAGGAACATCGGTTTCTGTCGATCAAATCGAGCCGTACATCCGTGAACTCACCCCGGCCTTCCTGCGGGTAGACACACGAGTCACCCTATACGGCTTTGACGGCACCAATCCGGTTCCGCTGCAATCGATTCTGCAGGCGGGCACCGCTATACTCCTCGATATCTACGGGGTTCCACGGGTGCGTGGTGCCGGCGGCAACCCGTTGACGGCACCCGTCGCACTCGACGTGAGGCCAACAGTGCGCGGCACGGCGTGGGCCGGTTACAACCCCGGGGTGATCGTCGTCGTGCAACCCGCCAAGGCTGTCATCACGGTGTTTGTGCTGTTCGATGTCTACACCGGTGTCACGTTTGACCGAATGGCCGGGACCAGCGGCGCGGACGCTCAGCGCAGCGGTCCCCCCGCCACCCAGCCCGGTGGCGAGAACACCACCTATGACGGCACTTATGTCTCGGTGAACTCGCCGTCGACAGCAACGGTGGTGGTTCGCAATGGCCGGATCATCAGTTTTGCAGAAGAGGCGGCCGCGGCTGGCAAATGCGAACTCGCCGTCAAAGCCGACTTCCTCATCGCACCACCAAACGGGGAATTTTCGGGGAATTACCAGGGTTCGGTGAGCTCTGGTCCATTTTGGTGCGTGCCCACCAATGGGACCATGTCCGGGCGGGTAGACGGCGCCCAAATGACCATGACTTACACCAACGCGGCGTCTGGGGCGTCGTTCGATCTGCAGTTGGTGCGCAAATAG
- a CDS encoding thiolase family protein, with product MSASDEVWILGIRMTKFGKHPDLDTVDLAAQAALGALADAGVTMADVGVLAAGNLMQANAGLGQQLQKQIGQTGIPVYNVANACATGATALRTAIMAVKAGEVDYGMAVGVEKLSGAGLLGGGGKKKSDADVWTPAGRYGAVAPVDGRIGTETMPGVFAQIGTEYGHKYGGTSFELFAKISEKNHAHSTLNPLAAYQKRFTLEQIMSDVMIAYPNTRPMCSANCDGAAAAIVCNGETLKSLSLHQRRRAVKVSASVLTTDPYEAGCQVLPNVNTLTRNAAKTAYEQAGVGPGDLDLVELHDCFATAELVHYDNLMLCEEGGAADFFDSGAPWRDGSTPVNVSGGLQSKGHPIAATGIANIWEVCHHLRGEAGDRQIENAAVGLAHVIGLGSACGVHILEKSAA from the coding sequence ATGAGCGCCAGCGACGAGGTTTGGATCCTCGGAATCCGGATGACCAAATTCGGCAAGCACCCCGACCTGGACACCGTTGACCTGGCAGCCCAGGCGGCGCTGGGCGCACTCGCCGACGCCGGCGTGACCATGGCCGACGTCGGTGTGCTGGCGGCGGGCAACCTGATGCAAGCGAATGCCGGGCTCGGTCAGCAGCTTCAGAAGCAAATCGGCCAGACCGGAATCCCGGTGTACAACGTGGCCAACGCCTGCGCCACGGGTGCCACCGCGTTGCGAACCGCGATCATGGCGGTCAAGGCCGGCGAGGTCGACTACGGCATGGCGGTGGGTGTGGAGAAACTGTCCGGCGCCGGGCTGCTCGGCGGAGGCGGAAAGAAGAAGAGCGACGCCGATGTCTGGACACCGGCCGGACGCTACGGCGCGGTGGCGCCGGTCGACGGGCGGATCGGCACCGAAACCATGCCCGGAGTGTTCGCTCAAATCGGCACCGAGTACGGCCATAAGTACGGTGGCACCAGCTTCGAACTGTTCGCCAAGATCAGCGAGAAGAACCACGCCCATTCGACGCTGAATCCGCTTGCCGCCTATCAGAAACGGTTCACGCTCGAGCAGATCATGAGCGACGTCATGATCGCCTACCCCAACACTCGGCCGATGTGCTCGGCCAACTGCGACGGCGCTGCGGCCGCGATCGTGTGCAACGGCGAGACCTTGAAATCCTTATCGCTGCACCAACGTCGGCGCGCGGTGAAGGTGTCGGCGTCGGTGCTGACCACCGATCCCTACGAAGCGGGCTGTCAGGTCCTGCCGAACGTCAACACATTGACCCGCAATGCCGCCAAGACGGCGTACGAACAAGCGGGCGTAGGCCCGGGTGACCTCGACTTGGTCGAGTTGCACGACTGCTTCGCTACCGCTGAGTTGGTGCACTACGACAACCTGATGCTGTGCGAAGAGGGTGGCGCCGCGGACTTTTTCGACTCAGGCGCCCCCTGGCGCGACGGCTCTACGCCGGTGAACGTGTCGGGTGGACTACAGTCGAAAGGTCATCCGATTGCGGCTACCGGGATCGCCAACATCTGGGAGGTCTGCCACCACCTCCGCGGTGAGGCCGGCGATCGTCAGATCGAGAACGCCGCGGTGGGGCTGGCCCACGTGATCGGCCTGGGTTCCGCCTGCGGTGTACACATCCTGGAAAAGTCGGCGGCATAA
- a CDS encoding acyl-CoA dehydrogenase family protein — MTKPSLGITEWMFPTILERGSELQRERFGVADPAGHPTMVSVIQRTSGKLGPRLAEYRAVKVDDGWLVNGHKIWTSMADRAQFGALLGRTDPHAPKHRGISYFLVDVATPGIEVSPIQQASGRCDFNEVFSTVVFAPDDMLVGNPGEGWELAVSTMAIERTAIGNYVNIDRTVALRRVAAIGGPDQDTALRAIGDVEAHTTAIKAMVLRETLRLMEGQVAGPTSSIAKYAMVMLLRRAGTATLGLTSRISTCHRSSSAGGTAEIQLTVIASMILGLPRK, encoded by the coding sequence GTGACCAAGCCGTCACTAGGCATCACGGAGTGGATGTTTCCGACGATTCTTGAGCGCGGGTCCGAGCTCCAGCGCGAGCGGTTCGGGGTGGCCGATCCCGCGGGGCACCCAACGATGGTGTCAGTTATTCAGCGAACCAGCGGCAAGCTCGGACCTCGCCTCGCTGAGTACCGCGCCGTCAAGGTCGACGACGGGTGGCTGGTCAACGGGCACAAGATCTGGACCTCGATGGCCGATCGCGCCCAGTTTGGGGCGCTGCTGGGGCGCACCGACCCGCACGCGCCAAAACACCGCGGGATCAGCTACTTCCTTGTTGACGTGGCCACGCCGGGCATCGAGGTCTCACCGATCCAGCAGGCCAGTGGCCGGTGCGACTTCAACGAGGTCTTTTCCACCGTTGTCTTCGCGCCCGACGACATGCTGGTGGGCAACCCCGGCGAGGGGTGGGAGCTGGCGGTGTCGACCATGGCCATCGAGCGCACCGCGATCGGAAACTACGTGAACATCGATCGCACCGTCGCACTTCGGCGGGTGGCGGCCATCGGCGGTCCCGACCAAGACACGGCGCTGCGGGCAATCGGCGACGTCGAGGCCCACACGACCGCGATCAAGGCCATGGTGTTGCGCGAGACCTTGCGGCTGATGGAGGGTCAGGTTGCCGGCCCGACCTCGAGCATCGCCAAGTACGCGATGGTGATGCTGCTGCGCCGGGCAGGGACGGCAACGTTGGGCCTGACGAGCCGCATTTCGACATGCCATCGGAGCTCATCGGCGGGCGGCACCGCCGAGATTCAGCTGACCGTTATCGCTTCGATGATCCTGGGTCTGCCCCGCAAATAG
- a CDS encoding haloalkane dehalogenase: MTAISTAPLTKRYRAVDGKQMAYHESGRGRSVVFLHGNPTSSYLWRNIIPHVSDRARCIAPDLIGHGDSDKLDDTGADSYRFVQHRHYLDGLLDQLDLGDDVVFVIHDWGSALGFDWANRHRNRVGGIAFMEAIVRPVTWDEWPEAAAGIFRGFRSDAGEQMVIDKNLFVEAVLPGSILRSLAPSEHDEYRRPFVAPEHRRPTLSWPREIPIAGEPADVHQIVSSYAEWLPSTEFPKLFINAEPGAILTGPQRAFCRGWANLTEVTVSGSHFIQEDSPHEIGEAIAQWLTSIP, encoded by the coding sequence ATGACCGCGATCAGTACCGCCCCGCTCACCAAGCGCTACCGCGCAGTCGACGGCAAGCAAATGGCTTACCACGAAAGCGGACGGGGCCGCTCGGTCGTCTTCCTCCATGGCAACCCGACGTCGTCGTATTTGTGGCGCAACATCATCCCGCATGTCTCCGATCGCGCCCGCTGCATCGCACCCGACCTCATCGGTCACGGCGACTCGGACAAACTCGACGACACCGGAGCAGACAGTTATCGCTTCGTCCAGCACCGCCACTACCTGGATGGACTACTTGACCAGCTCGACCTCGGCGATGATGTCGTCTTCGTGATCCACGACTGGGGCTCCGCCCTGGGCTTTGATTGGGCCAATCGCCACCGTAATCGCGTTGGCGGCATCGCTTTCATGGAAGCGATCGTGCGGCCGGTGACGTGGGACGAATGGCCTGAAGCCGCCGCGGGAATCTTTCGGGGATTTCGCTCCGATGCGGGCGAGCAGATGGTCATCGACAAGAACTTGTTCGTCGAAGCGGTGTTGCCGGGTTCGATCCTGCGCAGCCTGGCGCCCTCCGAGCACGACGAGTACCGGCGCCCGTTCGTCGCGCCCGAACACCGCCGGCCCACCCTCTCCTGGCCGCGCGAGATACCGATAGCGGGCGAGCCTGCCGACGTTCATCAGATCGTCTCCTCCTACGCCGAGTGGCTGCCCAGCACCGAATTCCCGAAGCTGTTCATCAACGCTGAACCTGGCGCAATTCTCACCGGTCCGCAGCGTGCGTTCTGCCGCGGCTGGGCCAACCTCACCGAGGTCACGGTGTCCGGCAGCCATTTCATCCAGGAGGACAGCCCACACGAGATCGGCGAGGCGATCGCCCAGTGGCTCACCTCAATCCCCTGA
- a CDS encoding SRPBCC family protein, producing MMTYVLSPIVRAFHLEVPEDIEVGTRASMRLWWFGVIPAWTHHLTIKQLDPTEIYTNEHGGPVRTWNHRLIFEPIDAHHCRYTDEIETDDGLRGAPTRLFIRLMFRHRHRRWRRLTQILR from the coding sequence ATGATGACCTACGTGCTAAGCCCCATTGTGCGCGCTTTCCACCTTGAAGTGCCCGAAGATATCGAGGTCGGTACCCGAGCATCAATGCGTTTGTGGTGGTTCGGCGTGATACCCGCCTGGACCCACCACCTGACCATCAAACAACTCGACCCCACAGAGATCTACACCAACGAACATGGCGGACCCGTGCGCACCTGGAATCATCGCCTGATCTTCGAACCCATTGACGCTCACCACTGCCGCTACACCGACGAGATCGAAACCGACGACGGCCTACGTGGCGCCCCGACGCGGTTGTTCATCAGGCTCATGTTCCGCCACCGCCACCGCCGGTGGCGCAGGCTTACGCAGATATTGCGCTAG
- a CDS encoding MarR family winged helix-turn-helix transcriptional regulator, with protein sequence MATRTAPPIDPLALEHQVCFALAITNRAVLAVYRPLLEPLGLTHPQYLVMLALWDHHRARPEQRLALSVKQIAEALQLDSATLSPMLKRLEALGLVTRTRNAADERSTDVKLTHAGIALRERALEVPRTVVERLGVDMAELEHLHQVLTRINSAALAAGALQS encoded by the coding sequence GTGGCCACCCGGACCGCACCGCCGATTGATCCGCTCGCCCTTGAGCACCAGGTTTGTTTCGCACTGGCCATCACCAACAGGGCCGTGTTGGCCGTTTACCGGCCGCTTCTGGAGCCATTGGGCCTAACCCATCCGCAGTATCTGGTTATGCTGGCCCTCTGGGACCACCACAGGGCAAGGCCCGAACAGCGGCTTGCGCTTTCGGTCAAGCAGATCGCCGAGGCGCTGCAGCTGGATTCGGCTACTCTCTCGCCGATGCTCAAGCGCCTGGAAGCACTCGGCCTGGTTACCCGGACCCGCAACGCCGCCGATGAGCGCTCCACCGATGTCAAGCTAACTCACGCCGGAATTGCTCTGCGGGAGCGGGCGCTTGAAGTCCCGCGCACCGTCGTCGAGCGTCTGGGCGTCGACATGGCCGAACTCGAGCACCTCCACCAGGTGCTCACTCGCATCAATTCGGCCGCATTGGCGGCCGGCGCGCTACAGTCTTGA
- a CDS encoding Zn-ribbon domain-containing OB-fold protein: protein MAGQIPLVDYLVLDDGEPHLVAQECTHCGARFFDRRNACANCFATNFMTVPIATEGTVRTFTIVTFAAPGIPTPFVASVVDCGGTQVRANLINIEPDPEHIHDGMKVRLATFPIGTDSEGTEAIGFGFEPAT, encoded by the coding sequence ATGGCCGGGCAGATCCCATTGGTCGACTATCTGGTGCTCGACGACGGCGAGCCACACCTCGTCGCACAGGAATGCACCCACTGCGGTGCCCGGTTCTTCGACCGACGCAATGCGTGCGCTAATTGCTTCGCTACCAACTTTATGACCGTCCCGATTGCGACCGAGGGCACGGTGCGGACGTTTACCATCGTCACCTTCGCCGCACCCGGGATTCCCACTCCGTTCGTCGCGTCGGTGGTCGATTGCGGCGGAACCCAGGTGCGGGCCAACCTGATCAACATCGAGCCCGATCCCGAGCACATCCACGACGGGATGAAGGTACGCCTGGCCACCTTTCCGATCGGCACCGACTCCGAAGGGACCGAAGCGATTGGCTTTGGCTTCGAGCCTGCCACCTGA
- a CDS encoding DUF5313 domain-containing protein produces MATGKPSFWQYIAYSYGRCLPESMRAWVAQDLAGPGAVRRHMIRWAIPPILVLAPFWLLPASVYVHTEMTAPLYVWSLLISLALNKVWRRHRLAQHGLDRNLVDVIKRKKDAKMHEDYARRYGPRPESAEWQSNSSPF; encoded by the coding sequence ATGGCCACCGGTAAGCCCAGTTTTTGGCAGTACATCGCCTACTCATACGGGCGGTGCCTGCCGGAGTCGATGCGGGCCTGGGTTGCCCAGGATTTGGCCGGACCGGGAGCGGTACGCCGACACATGATCCGGTGGGCCATCCCGCCGATCCTGGTCCTGGCCCCGTTTTGGCTGTTGCCGGCTTCGGTATACGTACACACCGAGATGACAGCCCCGCTGTATGTGTGGTCACTGCTGATTTCGCTCGCGCTGAACAAGGTTTGGCGCCGGCACCGACTGGCACAGCATGGCCTGGACCGCAATCTGGTCGACGTGATCAAACGCAAGAAGGACGCGAAGATGCACGAGGACTACGCCCGCCGGTACGGCCCGCGACCCGAATCGGCGGAGTGGCAGTCCAATAGCAGCCCCTTCTGA
- a CDS encoding NUDIX hydrolase, translating to MTITYDDALRTRIRAHLCAHERRAVTDPAKRHAAVAVVLVDSEVGEDRVDPAPVEQWIGERPMPEAGLDGHMVNVSGGASFFLCRRASRLSTHAAQWALPGGRVDPGESAVDAALRELDEEIGITLPDSTVLGLLDDYPTRSGYVITPVVIWGGGRLDPRPVPDEVVAVYRVGLHQLQREDSPRFVAIPESPRPVVQVPLGNDLIHAPTGAVLLQLRWLCLEGRDDPVDELEQPVFAWQ from the coding sequence GTGACGATCACATACGACGATGCGCTGCGGACGCGGATCCGGGCGCACCTGTGTGCGCACGAGCGCCGCGCGGTAACCGACCCAGCCAAACGGCACGCGGCCGTTGCGGTGGTCCTGGTCGACTCCGAGGTTGGCGAGGACAGGGTGGATCCGGCGCCGGTTGAGCAGTGGATTGGTGAGCGCCCGATGCCGGAGGCCGGCCTCGACGGGCACATGGTCAACGTGTCGGGGGGAGCGTCGTTCTTTCTGTGCCGCAGAGCATCTCGGCTCAGTACGCACGCCGCACAATGGGCGCTGCCCGGCGGTCGCGTGGACCCGGGCGAAAGCGCGGTCGACGCTGCCTTGCGCGAGCTAGACGAAGAGATCGGCATCACGCTGCCCGACTCGACGGTGCTTGGTCTGCTCGATGACTACCCAACGCGATCGGGATATGTGATCACCCCGGTGGTGATCTGGGGCGGGGGTCGCCTCGATCCCCGGCCGGTGCCCGACGAGGTGGTGGCGGTGTACCGGGTTGGGCTGCACCAACTGCAACGCGAGGATTCGCCGCGATTTGTCGCCATCCCGGAGAGCCCGCGACCGGTGGTCCAAGTCCCGTTGGGAAACGATTTGATCCACGCGCCGACGGGCGCGGTGTTGCTGCAGCTGCGGTGGCTGTGCCTGGAAGGCCGCGACGATCCGGTCGACGAACTTGAGCAACCGGTCTTCGCCTGGCAGTAG
- a CDS encoding FdhF/YdeP family oxidoreductase: protein MGFKRSAPSNDVAADYDEHAITITPRKHEAAGARAVLVSLQRGLEQMGAMRTAAVLARLNQRTGFDCPGCAWPEDHGGRKWAEFCENGAKAVAEEATKRIVTPEFFARHSIAELSAKPEYWLSQQGRLSHPMVLRPEDDHYRPISWRDAYQLIADHLKKLDSPDQAVFYTSGRTSNEAAFCYQLLVRSFGTNNLPDCSNMCHESSGAALSESIGIGKGSVTVEDVEQADLIIIAGQNPGTNHPRMLSVLEKSKANGAKIIAVNPLPEAGLIRFKDPQKVNGMVGRGVPIADEFVQIRIGGDMALFAGLGKLLLEAEERAPGTVVNQAFVDQHCAGFDEYRRRTLQIDLDTVLAATGIDARQLERVAALVMASQRTIVCWAMGLTQHSHAVATIGEATNLLLLRGMIGKPGAGVCPVRGHSNVQGDRTMGIWEQMPEMFLAALDEEFGIVSPRKHGYDTVAAIRAMRDGRAKVFMAMGGNFASATPDTAVTEAALRNCSLTVQISTKLNRSHLVHGRTALILPTLGRTDRDIRNGRKQVVSVEDSMSMVHLSRGSLHPPSDQVRSEVEIVCQLGRALLGAQHPVPWERFASDYDTIRDAIAAVVPGCTDYNRKVRQPDGFQLPHPPRDAREFQTSTGRANFAVNPLQWVSVPPGRLILQTLRSHDQYNTTIYGLDDRYRGVKGGRRVVFVNASDIEALGLKAGARVDLVSEWNDADGRLQERRAKDFLVVAYSIPVGNAAAYYPETNPLVPLDHTAEKSNTPVSKAIVIRVESGSSGR from the coding sequence GTGGGTTTCAAGCGCTCAGCCCCGTCCAACGACGTCGCTGCCGACTACGACGAGCACGCGATCACCATCACGCCGCGCAAGCATGAGGCGGCCGGTGCCCGCGCGGTGCTGGTCTCGCTGCAGCGCGGGCTGGAGCAGATGGGAGCCATGCGCACCGCCGCCGTCCTGGCCCGGCTGAATCAACGCACCGGCTTCGATTGCCCAGGGTGCGCATGGCCCGAGGACCACGGTGGACGAAAATGGGCCGAATTCTGCGAGAACGGCGCCAAAGCCGTCGCCGAGGAAGCCACCAAGCGCATTGTCACACCGGAATTCTTCGCCCGGCATTCCATAGCCGAATTGTCGGCCAAGCCCGAATACTGGCTTTCACAGCAGGGCCGTCTTTCCCACCCGATGGTCTTGCGGCCCGAGGACGACCACTACCGGCCGATCAGCTGGCGTGACGCTTACCAGTTGATCGCCGACCACCTCAAAAAGCTGGACAGTCCCGATCAGGCGGTGTTCTACACCTCGGGTCGTACCAGCAACGAGGCCGCCTTTTGCTATCAACTGCTGGTCCGCAGCTTTGGGACCAACAACCTGCCGGACTGTTCCAATATGTGCCACGAGTCCTCGGGCGCCGCGCTGAGCGAGTCGATCGGTATCGGAAAAGGATCGGTCACCGTCGAGGACGTCGAGCAGGCCGACCTGATCATCATCGCCGGCCAAAATCCGGGCACCAACCACCCGCGCATGCTCTCGGTACTGGAGAAGTCAAAAGCCAACGGTGCCAAGATTATTGCCGTCAATCCACTGCCTGAGGCCGGTTTGATCCGGTTCAAGGACCCGCAGAAGGTAAACGGGATGGTGGGACGCGGTGTGCCGATCGCCGACGAATTCGTGCAGATCCGTATCGGCGGAGACATGGCGTTATTCGCCGGGTTAGGCAAGCTGTTGCTCGAGGCCGAGGAACGCGCCCCCGGCACGGTGGTGAATCAGGCGTTCGTTGATCAACATTGTGCCGGGTTCGACGAATATCGACGTCGCACTCTGCAGATCGACTTGGACACCGTGTTGGCCGCCACCGGCATAGATGCCCGGCAGCTCGAGCGCGTGGCGGCATTGGTGATGGCGTCGCAGCGCACCATCGTCTGCTGGGCAATGGGCTTGACGCAGCACAGCCACGCCGTCGCCACCATAGGAGAGGCGACCAACCTGCTGCTGCTACGCGGCATGATCGGCAAACCGGGTGCCGGTGTGTGTCCGGTGCGCGGGCATTCCAACGTGCAAGGCGATCGCACCATGGGCATCTGGGAGCAGATGCCCGAGATGTTCCTGGCCGCGCTGGACGAAGAGTTTGGCATCGTCAGTCCTCGCAAGCACGGCTACGACACCGTGGCAGCGATCCGGGCCATGCGTGATGGGCGGGCCAAGGTGTTCATGGCAATGGGCGGCAACTTCGCATCGGCCACGCCAGATACCGCGGTCACCGAAGCGGCGTTGCGCAATTGTTCACTAACCGTACAGATTTCGACCAAACTCAACCGCAGCCACCTGGTACACGGCAGGACGGCACTGATCCTGCCGACGCTGGGTCGCACCGACCGCGACATCCGTAACGGGCGCAAGCAGGTCGTCTCGGTGGAAGACTCGATGTCGATGGTGCACCTGTCACGCGGCAGCCTGCATCCACCGAGTGACCAGGTGCGTAGCGAGGTGGAAATCGTCTGCCAGCTGGGGCGGGCTCTGCTCGGAGCGCAGCACCCGGTGCCGTGGGAGCGATTCGCAAGCGACTACGACACCATTCGCGACGCCATCGCCGCGGTAGTGCCCGGCTGCACCGACTACAACCGCAAGGTTCGGCAGCCAGATGGATTCCAATTGCCGCACCCGCCGCGGGATGCACGCGAATTCCAAACCAGCACCGGCAGAGCAAATTTCGCCGTTAATCCCCTGCAGTGGGTTTCGGTGCCACCGGGGCGGCTGATCCTGCAAACGCTGCGCAGCCACGATCAGTACAACACCACGATTTATGGGCTCGACGATCGCTATCGCGGAGTGAAGGGTGGTCGGCGCGTGGTGTTCGTCAATGCCTCCGACATCGAAGCGCTGGGGCTGAAGGCGGGTGCGCGCGTCGACTTGGTGTCCGAGTGGAACGATGCGGATGGCCGGTTACAGGAACGGCGGGCAAAGGACTTTCTGGTCGTCGCTTATTCGATTCCGGTCGGCAACGCCGCAGCCTACTATCCGGAGACCAATCCGCTTGTGCCACTGGACCATACCGCGGAGAAATCGAATACGCCGGTTTCGAAAGCGATCGTCATCCGGGTGGAGTCGGGTTCGAGTGGGCGGTGA
- a CDS encoding dipeptidase encodes MTSFLWDQHTCLPLTTDANIEELTRYRHRDVAALVSVNAGYSPHRFSDTMALLRHFRAAVTAHPDLELASSTADVAAIVRAGQIAVVFDLEDSGPLDDNLDNLATLAEMGLRTLLPTYNHANRAGSGCLDTTDGGLTSWGRAVVTEMNNVGIVADGSHCSVRTGLDMCEISSKPVIYSHSCMRTVWDHPRNITDEQARACAATGGVIGITGVGIFLGPNTPTLEAMTRHLEYAADLVGIEHVGISTDFSFDLADFYDELDRNPHLFDDSYTRWGPIQWMSPETLLTLGQHLDGRGWTDDDIRAALGGNFHRVAQQVWRT; translated from the coding sequence ATGACTTCGTTCCTGTGGGATCAACACACCTGCCTACCGCTGACGACCGACGCCAACATCGAGGAGCTGACGCGTTACCGCCATCGCGACGTGGCCGCGTTGGTCTCAGTCAATGCCGGGTATTCACCCCACAGGTTCAGCGACACGATGGCGCTGCTGCGGCACTTCCGTGCAGCGGTCACCGCACACCCCGATCTCGAATTGGCCTCCAGCACAGCTGATGTCGCTGCGATCGTGCGCGCCGGGCAAATCGCGGTGGTGTTCGACCTCGAAGACTCGGGCCCTCTCGACGACAACCTTGACAATCTGGCGACCCTGGCCGAGATGGGGCTGCGCACGTTGCTACCGACCTACAACCATGCCAACCGTGCCGGCAGCGGCTGTCTGGACACCACCGATGGCGGTCTGACCAGCTGGGGCCGCGCGGTGGTCACCGAAATGAACAACGTCGGCATCGTTGCCGACGGATCTCACTGCAGCGTCCGTACCGGGCTCGATATGTGTGAAATATCTTCCAAACCAGTCATTTACAGCCATTCCTGCATGCGCACTGTTTGGGATCACCCCCGCAATATCACCGACGAGCAGGCCCGGGCATGCGCAGCTACCGGTGGGGTCATCGGGATCACCGGCGTCGGAATCTTTCTTGGCCCCAACACCCCCACCCTCGAGGCGATGACGCGACATCTGGAGTACGCCGCCGACCTGGTCGGCATCGAACACGTGGGCATCAGTACCGATTTCTCCTTTGACCTCGCCGATTTCTACGACGAACTCGACCGCAATCCACACCTATTCGATGACAGCTACACGCGCTGGGGGCCGATCCAATGGATGTCGCCCGAAACGCTGCTGACGCTTGGCCAGCACCTCGACGGGCGCGGTTGGACCGATGATGACATCCGCGCCGCGCTCGGGGGCAACTTCCATCGCGTGGCTCAACAGGTGTGGCGCACCTAA